The following proteins come from a genomic window of Sorex araneus isolate mSorAra2 chromosome 1, mSorAra2.pri, whole genome shotgun sequence:
- the LOC129404277 gene encoding mitochondrial import receptor subunit TOM5 homolog → MFRIKCLMLKLDPEEIKRKMLEEMISSIRNFLIYVALLQVTPFILKKLDSI, encoded by the coding sequence ATGTTCCGGATCAAGTGCCTCATGCTGAAGCTGGACCCCGAGGAGATAAAACGGAAGATGCTTGAGGAAATGATCTCCTCCATACGGAACTTCCTCATTTATGTGGCCCTATTACAAGTCACTCCTTTTATCTTAAAGAAGCTGGACAGCATATGA